ATCGCGGATCAGTGCCGATATCTGCTCGGCATCTGTCCCGTTGCCGGGCAGCCTGTTTCGGACCTCATCGGCCGAGCAGCGCAACAGCCGCTGGTACTCGGGATTGGGCATGTCGAGGATGCGCGAGCGCAGCGCCGACCCACCGTGCTGGTTGAACAACGACTCGAGCTGGGCGCCGAACTTCACGTTGATCACCTGCCATCCGGCGGCGGAGAACATCGACTCCAGCCGCCCGGCGGCAATGTTGGGCACGACCCGGTCGAGTGACTGCCGGTTGAGGTCGACGATCCAGACGATCTCGCCGAGCTCGGCGACGGAGTTGTCCAGGATCGCCTCCCACACCGCCCCCTCGTCGAGTTCGGCGTCGCCCACCAGCGAGTACTGGCGACCTTTGCCTGCGGGGCCGATCTGCGTGTCGACGTAGCGGCGGGCGATCGCACCCCAGATCGGCGCGGTCGCGCCTATCCCCACCGAGCCCGTCGAATAATCCACGGGATCAGGGTCTTTCGACCGGCTGGGGTAGGACTGAAGACCGCCGAACTCACGCAGAGTGGTCAGGTACTTTGCGTCGAGTTCGCCCAGTAGGTAGTTGATGCTGTGCAGCACTGGCGAGGCATGCGGTTTGACCGACACCCGGTCGCCCGGTTGCAGCTGCTCGAACCACAGCGACGTCATGATCGTGGTCATCGAGGCACACGAGGCCTGATGACCACCCACTTTCAGACCGGTCGGGTTGGGCCGAACGCGGTTGGCGTGGTGGATGATCGACGTCGACAGCCACAGGACGCGATCCTCGATCTCGCGCAGGGCGGCATCTGCTGAAGTGTCGGCGACACGAGCCGGGGTGTCGACTGATTGCGAGCGGTCCATCGGTTGGCGTCCTTGCGTGAGTTCCAGATTGGTCGAGCGGTCTTCGCGACGGAGTTCCGGAGGGTGCAGAACTCACTGTCAAGTCGACCATCGAACTACACATTGGACAAGTTCGAGTTGAAGGATTGAGCATTTTGCTCGACGACGGGGTCGGGCACGCGGTCGGAGGTTGTCATTTTGACCACGATCCCGCCACCTGATCACCGTCGAATGCGCGACATGACGTGGTGTCGAGCGGTCACGGTGTGGCGTCGCATGACCGTGTCAGGGCGCGTCATCTCCGGTGCCGTCGTCCCCGTCGTCCGCGGGCGGTGCGTCGGTCTCGGTGTCGGGCACTTCGGCGGGCGGCGGATCGACGGCGTCGGGTTGTTCCCCCGCGCCGTGATTCGGATTCGTGCAGATGGTGCCCTCGCAGGGCGAGTAGCCGTTGCTGCCATCCGGGTTCTTGATGGCGTTGGGTCCGACGAATGTGCCTGCCGGGCAGGCCGGGTCCTCGTTCCTGGCGCAGTACTCGTGCGTCAGGTTGTTGCCGGTGGAGCCGTCGGCGCCGACCGGGCCGCCGTTGATCGGCTGGCCATCGGGGCCCCAGGTTCCGACCGGATCACCGGCTCCGTGGTTCGGGTTGGTGCAGATCGTGCCCTCGCACACCACGTAGGTGTGGCTGCCGTCCGGGTTGCGGATGGCGTTCGGCCCCACATAACTGCCCACCGGGCAGGCCGGGTCCTCGTTCCTGGCGCAGAACTCCTGGGTCAGGTTGTTGCCGGTGGAGCCGTCGGCGCCGACCGGCCCGCCGTTGACCGGCGCACCGTTGGCGTCCCAGTGCCCACCTCCGGATTTCACCGCGACGAACGGCCCGACGTAACTCCCCGCGGGGCACTTCGAATCACGGTTGTGCGCACAGAACTGTGCGTCGGGTGCGGGTGCGGGTGCGGCGCTCGATTGGGCCACTGCCGATGACGTCGCGGACGGCGATTCGCGGGCCGCTGGTTCGGATTGGGATCCGCAACCGCCGGCCAGCAGCGCGAAAACCGCCCCCAACAGCACAATCAGCTTGGCTCGCAACGTCATTCAGCCCCCCAGACGGCGTTATGAAACCCTTTGTCGCATAACAAACTTGAGCAAAGGTGTCCTGTTGGCCACCATAGACGCCTTTGCATGCAATGTGAAGGATGCCGTGGGATGAACGCCCGAAAATCGTGTCGACGCTAGGCCGATCGATCGCGGCTGGGCAGGGTCGCATAGGCGAATTCGAACAGGTAATCGCTCAACGCCATCGATGCCGCATGCGCCGCCTCGGCATCGCCTGCGGCGATCGCGGCGAGGATGTCGTGGTGTAGCTGGGCGGCCCGACGGAGGTCCTCGGCCGGATCGCCCATGTGACCGAACCAGAAGCGCCGCGACAGCCCCTGAAGCGGTGCCATCGCCACTTCGATGTATTCGTTATGGGTCGCGGCGACCACGAGCGCGTGTGCCTTGCGCAGGAAGATCGAGAACTCGATCACCGTCTTGACGCCGCTGACGACGTCATCGGCCAGTTCGCGGGCCGCGTGGCGCTGTGTGTCGGTCGCTCGCGAGGCCGCCAGGCGCACGGCGAAGGGTTCGAGCGTGCGTCGCAGCTCGAGGAGCTTGAGCTGCGCCTCGACAGAGGTGGGCGGCACCAGCACCCCCCGGTTGGGGTGGATCTCCAGCAGTCGCTCCCGGGAGAGTCGTTGCACGGCCTCCCGTACCGGAGTGCGGCCCAGCCCGGTCAGCTCCATCAACTGCTTCTCGGAGATCAGACTGCCCGGCGCGATCTCGCCGAGCACGATCATCCGCTCGATCTCGATGAAGGCTTGATCACTCTTGTTCTGCGGTTCGCCGGTCATCTGCCTCCCCTCTACGGGGTAGACAGTATCGCGACCGGAGATGTACGGTCCACATATGACCAATATATCGGTTGCATGGCGGCTTCCCACCGGGCTGGACGACGTGCGGCTCCCGCTGGTCGCAGACGTCGACGTGGCGGTGGTCGGCGCGGGTGCCGCGGGAGTCGCCGCCGCAACGACTGCCGCCGAGGCGGGCCTGTCGGTGATCGTCGTGGAGAAGTACGGGTTCGCCGGCGGCGCGGCCGTGGCCGGGATGTCCGGAACCATCTGCGGGATGTATCTGGCCTCGGACCACAAGGGGCGACCGGAGCGCGTCGTTCACGGATTCACCGAGCGGTTCGCCGGGGAGCTGGCCGTGCGCGGCGGTCTCACCGCGCCGCAGCGATACGGCAAGACTTTCACGGTCGCGCACGATCCGTTGGTGTGGCGCGAGGTCGCGGACGACCTGCTGACCGCCGCAGGCGTCCGCATCCTCTATCACACGCAGGTGATCGATGTGCTGACCGAGGGCGAGGCATACCGGGGGTTGATCCTGGCGTCGAACGCCGGTGTCGGCGTGATCCGGGCGGCCCGGATCATCGACGCCTCCGGCGACGGCGCGGTGGTCTCCCGCGGTGGCGGCAGCTACCGGTTCGGTGACCACGGTCGAATTCAGAACCCCACCATGTTCTTCCGGCTCGGCAACGTCGACCTGCACGCCTTCTGGTCCGCATGGGGACCCAACACCATTTCTCCGCAATGGGTTTCAGACGCCATCGACGAGGCCAGGGCAGCGGGGTTGGATCTGCCCCGGAACAAGATCTGGATCTTCGACACCACCCGTGCGGGCGAGTTGCTCGTCAACGCGACCCGGTTGACCGCACCGGATGGCCGCATGCTCAACGTGATCGACCCGGCCGACTTCACCATTGCCGAGGTCGAGGGCCGTCGACAGGTTCGCGCCTACGCCCGGTTCCTCACCGAATCGGTACCCGGATGTGCGCAGGCCTTCGTGGTGGACACCGGCGTCGAAGCCGGCATCCGCCAGACCCGCACCGTGGACTGCATCGCCACGCTGCGCGACAGCGACGTCGTCGACGGCACCAAACGCGACGACGGCATCTGCCGATCACCCTGGCCGATCGAATTGCACGACGGCGAAAGGCCGAAACTCCACTGGCTTCTGGACGACTACTACGACGTCCCCTACGGCGCGTTGGTCCCTCGACACGGTGAGAACATCATCGTGGCCGGTCGCTGCTTGAGCGCCGAACACCAGGCACTCGCCTCCGCCAGGGTGACCGCTCAGTGCTTCGAGTACGGCCATGCCGCCGCGGTGGCCACCGCACTGTCGCTCGATCGCGGCACCGCCTACCGCCATCTGGACCCCTTCGACATCCAGACCCGGATGATCGCCAACGGAAGCGCGTTGCAAACCCCTCAACGACAGGAAGCGCAGTGACCGACAACTTCGAACGAGCTGGCGCGCCAGGCGAACTACGCAGCAACTTCACCCCGGGCAGCACCCGGTGGGCGGTCCGGCGCGCCCAATGGAGCGCCATGGGAATCGATCGGCGCGACCAGCACAAGCCCAAGATCGCCATTGTCAACACCTCGTCGAAGTTGTCGGTGTGCTTCGCTCATCTCGATGACGTGGCGGTGCGGGTCGCCGAGGCCGTACGCGCCGCCGGCGGTCTCCCGTTCGAGATCCGCACCACGGCGCCAAGCGATTTCGTCACCAGCGCCGGTCGGAAGGCCCGTTACCTGATGCCCACCCGCGATCTCATCGTCAACGATGTCGAGGCCGCGGTGGAGGGCGCGGTGCTCGACGGGGTGGTGTTTCTCTCGTCGTGCGACAAGACGACACCGGCGCACCTGATGGCCGCGGCACGGCTGGACCTGCCCGCCATCGTCGTCATCGGCGGCTACCAACGCGGTGGGACCTGGAGCGGATGCTCGGTGGACATCGACACCGTGTACGAATCGGTCGGCGCCCTGGCCGCGGGCACGATGACCGTCGACGAACTGGGTGAGCTGGCCGACCGTGCGATCGAGGGACCCGGAGTGTGCGCCGGGCTGGCCACCGCCAACACCATGCACTGCCTGGCCGAAGCCCTCGGCATGACCGTGGCGGGATCGGCGCCGGTGCGGGCCAATTCGGATCGGATGCTGGCCAACGCGACGGCAGCCGGGCACCGCATCGTGGAGATGGTCGAACAGAACCTCACCGCACGCCAGGTCATCACCGCGGAGTCGATCGAGAATGCCGTCGAAGTGGCGCTGGCCCTCGGCGGCTCGGTGAACTGCATCCGCCACCTCGCGGCGATCTCCGCCGAGGCAGACCTCGACCTCGATGTGGTGGCGCTGTTCGAGAAGCACGGCGCCGACGCGGTGCAGCTGGCGGCGATCCGGCCCAACGGTGCGCACCAGGTGTGGGATCTCGACGAGGTGGGTGGCGTCCAGACCGTCATGCGCACCCTGCTGCCCCGGCTGCATGGCGATGCGCTCACCGTCGATGGCCGTACCGTCGCGCAGCGCGCCGAAAGCGCGCACCCTGCCGACGGCGACGTGCTGCACCCGATCGACGATCCCGTCAACGACGAACCCGGCCTGATCATCCTGCGCGGCTCACTGGCGCCGGACGGCTCGATCGTCAAGGTTGCAGGCGTGGGGAAGGCGACCCGGCGGCAGTTCGAAGGCCCGGCAAAGGTTTTCGTGGGGGAGGACGACGCGATTGCCGCCCTGGGCGACGACCGAATCCAGCGGGGTGACGTCATCGTGCTGCGTGGCATGGGCCCACGTGGAGGCCCGGGAACGGTGTTCGCGGCGAGTTTCGTCGCCGCGCTGAACGGGGCCGGACTCGGCGGCCATGTCGCGGTGGTGACCGACGGGGAGCTCTCCGGGCTCAACCACGGCCTCGTGGTCGGGCAGGTCATGCCGGAAGCCGCCGACGGCGGCCCGCTGGCGGGGCTCGAGGACGGGGACACCGTCTCGATCGACCTGGACGCGCGCCGGATCGACAGCCACCCGGTGCGCGACGGTGAACCGGTGCGGGCCACCGGAGAAAAACCCGAACGCGGGTGGCTGGGCCAGTACGCGGCCCTGGTCGGCCCGGTGCAGCGCGGTGCGGTACTGCGCAGGCCACAGAACTGATCCCGCCGAGCCGAAGGAGCCATGTCATGAGCAGTGCCGCCGACAACACCGAGAAGGCGCCCAACCAGGCCCGCAAGGCCGGCATCGCCGCGCTGGTCGGTACCACCTTGGAGTGGTACGACTTCCTCATCTACGGCACGGCCGCCGCGCTCGTGCTCAACACGCAGTTCTTTCCCGGTGTGAACCCGACGGCCGGTACGTTGGCGGCCTTCGCGTCCTATGCCGTCGGGTTCCTGGCGCGTCCGCTCGGCGGCATCGTGCTCGGCAACATGGGAGACCGGCTGGGCCGCAAACGGATGCTCGTCTTCACCATCGTGCTGATGGGTGTGGCGACAACGCTGATCGGTGTCCTGCCGAACTACGACACCATCGGCGTCCTCGCGCCGGTGCTGTTGATCGTGCTGCGGCTGCTGCAGGGCTTCGGCGCGGGCGGGGAGTACGCCGGGGCGGTCGTGCTGTCGGTCGAGCACGGTGATCAGCAGCGACGGGGCATGGCCGGCGCCTGGGCGCCAACAGGTTTCGCCATAGCGACGTTGTTGTCCACCGGCGTGTTCCAACTCGCCACACTGCTACCCGACGACGCCTTCCACAGCTGGGGCTGGCGGGTGCCGTTCCTGCTCGGCGCGGTACTGCTGGTGGTCGGATACTTCATCCGCCGCAGCATCGACGAGACCCAGGCGTACGAGAACGCCGTCGCGGCGGAGGCCGACGGAAACGCCGAGCAGACCAAGATCCCGGTCCTGGAGGCGATTCGACGTAGCCCGCGCAGTTTCCTCGTGGTGGTCGGTTCCCGGCTGGCCGAGAACGGTTTCGCGTACCTGTTCCCGGTGTTCGCGGTGGGATTCGCGGTGAACTCACTGGGCGTGTCGAGTAGCACCACGCTGCTGGCGGTGGTGATCGCGTCCGCGGTGCAGATCGGGGCGATACCGGTATGGGCCAGCGTCAGCGACCGCATCGGCCGCCGACCGGTGTACGCCGCCGGCGCACTGATCTCGGTGCTGTGGCTGGTGCCGTTCTTCCTAATGCTCGAAACCCTCAGCCCGGCGCTGCTCGTGCTCGGCTTCGTCGTGGGTCTGGGCATTCTCTACCCGGCGATGCTCGCACCCCAGGCCGCCTACTACGCCGAGCTGTTCGACACCCGAACTCGGCTGTCGGGGTTCGCATTCGCCCGCGAGATCGGTTCGGTGCTGGCCGGAGGATTCCTGCCGCTGATCGCCACGGCGCTGGTCGCGGCGTTCGGGCACTGGTGGGTCATCGTCGTCTACCTCGGCATCCTCACGCTGCTCACCCTGGTCGCACTGGCCTACGGGCCGGAAACCAACCGCAGGGACATCGTGTCGGCGACCGCCGGCGATGCGCGGGTCCCAGGCGCCGACGCTCGTGTGCCCACAGGCGAGTGAGTCAGTCGAAGATGTCGGTGGATCACCGGGTTCGGCACCTACGGTGTGTACCGGCCGCGTGAGCAAGTGGATACGGGCCAGGTCGGCACAGAGTACATCGTCGGCGGTCGAGTCGCGGCTGACCTGACCGTCGCAGCCGTCGCGATCGACGGCCACGATTTCGCGTGGAACACAACGCAATACGGCCGGAATGTCGGGATGCCAGCGGTTGGGTCCGGCTCCGGGATCCTCGTGAGCGGCCGACCCAGATCGACAGCGATCTCGTGCGTGACATTCATGGTGCGCCCACTTTCGGCGGGAGGAGGAACCCGCCGGTCGCCTTTTCATAGGCGTGCGCGACGCGTAACACGGTGGCGTCGTCGAAATGGCGACCGACGATCATCATGCCCGTCGGCAGGCCGTCCACCAGGCCCGCCGGGACACTGCAAGCTGGGTGCCCGGAGACGTCGAAACCGGCGGTGTTGGCCATCATCTCCAGTGCTCGGGCCAGATATTCGTCGCGGGGAGCGTCGGCTACCGGGATCGGGGTGGCCACCAGCGGCGTGGTCGGCATGACGATGACGTCGAAACGTGACAGCGCGTCGTCATACGCAGCCCGCAACCGGGGGACCAGATTGCGGGCCTTCGCGTAGTGCGCGCCGTGGTGGCGTTGAATGGTGTGCCGCCCGGTCAAAAGCACCAGCTTTACGGTGTCCGGCAACAGTGTGCCGTCCGCCTGCCGGCGGGAACCGAAATGTTCGATCAACGCAGGGTCGTACGCTCCCTGCCAGTTCATGCCGTATCCATTACCGTCGATCATCTGGGTCGTCGCACCTTCCACGGCGATCACATCCCAGATCTTGCGGCCGTGTTTGTGCCACGGAATCGACACGTCTTCACAGTGCATTCCCTGGGTACGCAGCACATCGACCGCGCGGCGAACGGCGTCGTCCACACCTGGTACCGCCTCGGGGTGGCCGAAGCCTTCGCGCAGCACGCCGACCCGCATCCCGGCCACCGGTCGCTGCAGTTGCGCAACGTAGTCGGGCACGGTGACGTCGGTCGGCTGACGAGGGTCGAGGCCATCCCTTCCGGCGATGACCCCGAGAAGCAGGGCCGCGTCGGCGACGGTGCGTGTCATGGGGCCGAGATGGTCCAAGGTTTGTTCGATGGGGAAGGCGCCGGTGTAGGGGACAAGACCGTGAGTTGGTTTGTGGCCGACGATTCCGGTGAAAGCGGCCGGCAGGCGTACCGAACCTCCCTGGTCGCCGCCGGTGGCGATGTCGACAATGCCGGCCGCGACCAATGCCGCGCTGCCACTCGACGAACCACCGGTGGTCCGGTTCGGATCCCAGGGGTTTCGTACGGGTCCGGTGGCCGAGGTGTGTGAAGCTCCGGAAAAGCAGAGATCTTCGCACACTGCCTTTCCCGCGATCGTTGCACCGGCAGCCAACATTCGGGTGACGACGGTGGCGTCCCTGTCTGGAACGAACCCCGCCAACGCGGCAGACCCGTTCATCATCGGTACACCCGCCACGGCGGTGTTGTCCTTGACGGCGACTGTGCGGCCGGCGAGCGGACCGTCTCCGCTCTCGGTGATATCGCACGTGACGTACCAGGCTGCGAACGGATTGTGGTCAGGCCTGCCCCAGGAACGCGTCACCGCGTGCGGACGTATCTGTTCGTGAAGCTCGTCGACGAGGTCCCACGAACTCAGGACTTCCTTGATGTGCGGGACGAATTCGGCGAGTTCGTCGTCGGAGAGTCCAAGACCGTATGTGTCTGAGATGGGAGACAACTCGGTGATGCTCGGGGGATGAAAGGGCATGTCTGGCTCCTGTTCGGGTGTCGGGAGAAGGGCCGGTCAGTCGGTTTCGAGAGCCGTGCGAGCGTTCGCGGCCAGGTCGGTGTTCACGTTGTTCTCGTATGAGGTGGCATCTGACGGATACGCGGCGATGTTCTTGGTGAACAGGGAGATCCGCATGTTGTTGTCCCAGGATTGCCGGGTCACGGTGACATCTTCGGCATAGCCTCTGGCCTCGATCTCACGTTGAACAGCCGCCTCGATCACTTCGCGGGAGAGGTCGGGGAAGTACTCGGTTGCGATATCGACGGTTGCTTGGGGTTCGGAGTAGATGAACCTCGCCGCTTTGGCGATCGCGGTGACGACTCCTTGAGCCGCCTCGGGGTGCTCCTGAAGATAGCGTTCGGTGGTCGTCAGGCTGGAGAAGGCAAAAGGATTCCAACTGGGGTTCGCCGCGAAGGAGTAGACGACGTCAAGGTTCTGATCGACGACGGCCTGGCTGACGGTGGGTTCGAAAGACAGTGCGTAATCGGCCTGCCCGCTGGCTACGGCGGCGAGCTCACTGCCCAACGCCACATTGACCAAAGTGACGTCCCGCAGTTTGTCCTGTTCGATCAGGTACTTCATGAATGCCCAACTCGTATCCGGTTCGGGGCTCACCGCTACCTTCTTGCCCACGAATATCGAGGAGTTGTCGAGGGTGCCGTCCGTGTTCTCCCGGCCGATGACGAAGACCGACGGTGCGTTCTGGATGGCGGCCACCACGACCCCTGGTCCGTCGTTCTCGTGAGACTTGGGCACGAAAACCGGATCCTGGATCGAGAAGTCAGCCGAGCCGCCCAGTACCGCGGTCCAGGACTGCGTTCCACCCCCGCCGGTGGCGATGTCGACGCGAACGTTCTGCTCTTCGAAGTAACCCTTCTCCTTTGCAACGTAGAGCGGTAGGTAGAGCAGGGACTGAAACGCCTGGCTGATGCGAACTGTCGCGCTGCCGTCGGCGCCCTCAGTCGCACCGCCGGCACAACCGCCGACGAACATCATGGT
This region of Mycolicibacterium goodii genomic DNA includes:
- a CDS encoding GntR family transcriptional regulator — its product is MTGEPQNKSDQAFIEIERMIVLGEIAPGSLISEKQLMELTGLGRTPVREAVQRLSRERLLEIHPNRGVLVPPTSVEAQLKLLELRRTLEPFAVRLAASRATDTQRHAARELADDVVSGVKTVIEFSIFLRKAHALVVAATHNEYIEVAMAPLQGLSRRFWFGHMGDPAEDLRRAAQLHHDILAAIAAGDAEAAHAASMALSDYLFEFAYATLPSRDRSA
- a CDS encoding ABC transporter substrate-binding protein, producing MNAKHLRSAAAALVVALTMMFVGGCAGGATEGADGSATVRISQAFQSLLYLPLYVAKEKGYFEEQNVRVDIATGGGGTQSWTAVLGGSADFSIQDPVFVPKSHENDGPGVVVAAIQNAPSVFVIGRENTDGTLDNSSIFVGKKVAVSPEPDTSWAFMKYLIEQDKLRDVTLVNVALGSELAAVASGQADYALSFEPTVSQAVVDQNLDVVYSFAANPSWNPFAFSSLTTTERYLQEHPEAAQGVVTAIAKAARFIYSEPQATVDIATEYFPDLSREVIEAAVQREIEARGYAEDVTVTRQSWDNNMRISLFTKNIAAYPSDATSYENNVNTDLAANARTALETD
- a CDS encoding FAD-dependent oxidoreductase produces the protein MTNISVAWRLPTGLDDVRLPLVADVDVAVVGAGAAGVAAATTAAEAGLSVIVVEKYGFAGGAAVAGMSGTICGMYLASDHKGRPERVVHGFTERFAGELAVRGGLTAPQRYGKTFTVAHDPLVWREVADDLLTAAGVRILYHTQVIDVLTEGEAYRGLILASNAGVGVIRAARIIDASGDGAVVSRGGGSYRFGDHGRIQNPTMFFRLGNVDLHAFWSAWGPNTISPQWVSDAIDEARAAGLDLPRNKIWIFDTTRAGELLVNATRLTAPDGRMLNVIDPADFTIAEVEGRRQVRAYARFLTESVPGCAQAFVVDTGVEAGIRQTRTVDCIATLRDSDVVDGTKRDDGICRSPWPIELHDGERPKLHWLLDDYYDVPYGALVPRHGENIIVAGRCLSAEHQALASARVTAQCFEYGHAAAVATALSLDRGTAYRHLDPFDIQTRMIANGSALQTPQRQEAQ
- a CDS encoding MFS transporter codes for the protein MSSAADNTEKAPNQARKAGIAALVGTTLEWYDFLIYGTAAALVLNTQFFPGVNPTAGTLAAFASYAVGFLARPLGGIVLGNMGDRLGRKRMLVFTIVLMGVATTLIGVLPNYDTIGVLAPVLLIVLRLLQGFGAGGEYAGAVVLSVEHGDQQRRGMAGAWAPTGFAIATLLSTGVFQLATLLPDDAFHSWGWRVPFLLGAVLLVVGYFIRRSIDETQAYENAVAAEADGNAEQTKIPVLEAIRRSPRSFLVVVGSRLAENGFAYLFPVFAVGFAVNSLGVSSSTTLLAVVIASAVQIGAIPVWASVSDRIGRRPVYAAGALISVLWLVPFFLMLETLSPALLVLGFVVGLGILYPAMLAPQAAYYAELFDTRTRLSGFAFAREIGSVLAGGFLPLIATALVAAFGHWWVIVVYLGILTLLTLVALAYGPETNRRDIVSATAGDARVPGADARVPTGE
- a CDS encoding dihydroxy-acid dehydratase; this translates as MGIDRRDQHKPKIAIVNTSSKLSVCFAHLDDVAVRVAEAVRAAGGLPFEIRTTAPSDFVTSAGRKARYLMPTRDLIVNDVEAAVEGAVLDGVVFLSSCDKTTPAHLMAAARLDLPAIVVIGGYQRGGTWSGCSVDIDTVYESVGALAAGTMTVDELGELADRAIEGPGVCAGLATANTMHCLAEALGMTVAGSAPVRANSDRMLANATAAGHRIVEMVEQNLTARQVITAESIENAVEVALALGGSVNCIRHLAAISAEADLDLDVVALFEKHGADAVQLAAIRPNGAHQVWDLDEVGGVQTVMRTLLPRLHGDALTVDGRTVAQRAESAHPADGDVLHPIDDPVNDEPGLIILRGSLAPDGSIVKVAGVGKATRRQFEGPAKVFVGEDDAIAALGDDRIQRGDVIVLRGMGPRGGPGTVFAASFVAALNGAGLGGHVAVVTDGELSGLNHGLVVGQVMPEAADGGPLAGLEDGDTVSIDLDARRIDSHPVRDGEPVRATGEKPERGWLGQYAALVGPVQRGAVLRRPQN
- a CDS encoding amidase, which gives rise to MPFHPPSITELSPISDTYGLGLSDDELAEFVPHIKEVLSSWDLVDELHEQIRPHAVTRSWGRPDHNPFAAWYVTCDITESGDGPLAGRTVAVKDNTAVAGVPMMNGSAALAGFVPDRDATVVTRMLAAGATIAGKAVCEDLCFSGASHTSATGPVRNPWDPNRTTGGSSSGSAALVAAGIVDIATGGDQGGSVRLPAAFTGIVGHKPTHGLVPYTGAFPIEQTLDHLGPMTRTVADAALLLGVIAGRDGLDPRQPTDVTVPDYVAQLQRPVAGMRVGVLREGFGHPEAVPGVDDAVRRAVDVLRTQGMHCEDVSIPWHKHGRKIWDVIAVEGATTQMIDGNGYGMNWQGAYDPALIEHFGSRRQADGTLLPDTVKLVLLTGRHTIQRHHGAHYAKARNLVPRLRAAYDDALSRFDVIVMPTTPLVATPIPVADAPRDEYLARALEMMANTAGFDVSGHPACSVPAGLVDGLPTGMMIVGRHFDDATVLRVAHAYEKATGGFLLPPKVGAP